A region of the Anomalospiza imberbis isolate Cuckoo-Finch-1a 21T00152 chromosome 11, ASM3175350v1, whole genome shotgun sequence genome:
ACCCGCAGAGCCGACTGGGAGCCATCCTCGCGGGGGACTCGAGGCTCCCTGAGGGCGTAGGTGCAGGCCACAGGTGTCTCCCACAGGACGGCCATGGAGAAGAAGCTGATCGGCTGCCCCGTGTGCATCGAGCACAAGAAGTACAGCCGGAATGCTCTGCTCTTCAACCTGGGCTTTGTGTGCGACGCCAGAGCCAAGGCCTGCGCGCTGGAGCCCATCGTGAAGAAGCTGGCTGGCTACCTCACCACCCTCGAGGTGAGGCCTGGGCACGGCCAGGCTGCCTCCCGATCCACCCCACAGAGCGTGGGCACCTCAGCAGCGTCCTGGAGCATGTTGGGGGCCACTGGGCATtgctgggacaggggctggTTTTACAGCGAGGAGGGGATTGTGCTGGTTTCCTACAGATCACTTcagttttaaaggaaaacaggaTCTGGGCTCCTGTAGCCAGTAATCCTGTGGGGGAGCAGCTGACTTGACTTTCTGCTCTCTTCAGCTGGAAAGTGGATTCATCTCGAACGAGGAGAGTAAACAGAAGCTGGTTCCCATCATGACCatcctgctggaggagctgaATGCCAAAGGGAAGTGCACCCTGCCCATAGGTATGGCGACAACAGGGTGATGCTGAGAGACAGCTGGGccattccctgccctggtcagctgtgtctgtgctgctcccagcacttcCCTGCCTGTCTGTGCTTGGAGCTGGAGGAGTCTGAGCCAGCCTTGCCCTACCTGGCTCCAAGGGACGGCTGGGATGGGGTTATGGGCTGCAGACACCTTGTTCTGTGTGACATTGTGGTGTCCTGGCATTGATGGTTGCAAGCtcctgagggaacactgttTTGCACAGAGATTGAGCCTTCCCCTTTTCCCGGGCAGATGAGTCGAACACCATCCACCTGAAGGTGATTGAGCAGCGCCCAGACCCCCCCATCGTGCAGGAGTACGATGTCCCTGTCTTCACCCAGGACAAGGATGACTTCTTCAACTCCCAGTGGGATCTCACCACGCAGCAGGTCCGTGTGCTTGACACTTTGAAGGGGATCTGTTTCCAGACCATTGGGGGAGTTGGGCTGTCCTGGAGATCCCCACGTTTATGAGCAGGGTTTGGTGCTGCCCTTGGCTTTGTTCTTGGGCCTGTGAGCAAATAATTCACCAGCACGAGGCTACAGTGCACGTGGGGACGGAGCCTGCCcatcccaggtgctcccagatGCAGGGGAGCTGCTTGGGCTACAGGGTGATGCCTCTCTGCTCTCTGCCCTTTTAACTCctgcctcctcccctcccaGATCCTGCCCTACATCGATGGCTTTCGGCACGTCCAGAAGATTTCGGCGGAAGCCGACGTGGAGCTGAACTTGGTGCGCATCGCTGTGCAGAACCTGCTGTGAGTGCCTGGAGGGGCTGCACAGCCCGAGGAGGGGTGGGTGCTGCCAGAGAGCACCTCTCACCTTTTCCTGTCCGTCTGCAGGTACTACGGGGTTGTCACACTCGTCTCCATACTCCAGGTGGGTCGGGCCACGGAGTGTGGGGCTGTGAGCAGGATTTGGGCAGTGGCTGGGGAGGGTGAGCAGCAGGGTTGGAGTGGGCCAGGCCTGtctttcagagctgcagctgagcagagctggtttTCCATCACCCTCTAGTACTCCAATGTCTACTGCACCACACCGAAGGTCCAGGACCTGGTGGATGACAAGTGCCTTCAGGAAGAGTGTCTGTCCTATGTCACCAAACAAGGTACAGTGACTCTGCCTGGAGATGCTGGCCCAGGCAGGGGGACAGGGCAGCTGAACGGTGACTTGTCCTTGCAGGGCACAAGCGAGCCAGCCTCAGGGATGTCTTCCAGCTGTACTGCGGACTGAGCCCTGGCACCACCGTGCGAGACCTCATCTCCCGCTAcaccctgcagctccagagggtGGATGAGAGGTCAGAGCCCTCCTGATCGGTCCCTGAGGGCAGtggtgacactggggatggCAGAGAGAGTGAGCAGGAAGTACTCAACCCTGTGTCTGTAGGGTAGGAGATGTGAGGCACGTGGAACAGAAGGGAACATGGGAAGCTGGGGCATTTGGCACCTCAGCATTGTGGTCCCAGTCTCTTTCCTGCTCCCCCCCAGGAGGCTTATCCAGTTTGGTTTGATGAAGGGCCTTATCCGGCGGCTCCAGAAATACCCTGTCAAGGTGGCCCGGGACGAGCGGAGCCACCCAGCCCGGCTGTACACGGGCTGCCACAGCTATGACGAGATCTGCTGCAAGACCGGTACGGATCCCCAGCACCCACGGGATCCTCTGCTCCATGTGGGCCCCAGGGCTGGCGGGAGACACGGGAATGTCTGCCTGCCCCCAGCTGTGCACTGGTCCTGGGTTCTTGCCCCTTTGGGagccttcagactgcaggaCTGTGGGCCAGGCTCTTCTCCAAGCCAGGCTGCCAAGCCCATGTTGCCAGGGGCAGGGCTTAGGGACTCCACCCAGCCCTCTGACACCGCTGCCGTGCACCCCACTGACACCCCACTGACACCCCACTGACACCCCACTGTCTTA
Encoded here:
- the NPRL2 gene encoding GATOR1 complex protein NPRL2, whose protein sequence is MGGRIECVFFSEFHPTLGPKITYQVPEDFISRELFDTIQVYVITKPELQNKLITVTAMEKKLIGCPVCIEHKKYSRNALLFNLGFVCDARAKACALEPIVKKLAGYLTTLELESGFISNEESKQKLVPIMTILLEELNAKGKCTLPIDESNTIHLKVIEQRPDPPIVQEYDVPVFTQDKDDFFNSQWDLTTQQILPYIDGFRHVQKISAEADVELNLVRIAVQNLLYYGVVTLVSILQYSNVYCTTPKVQDLVDDKCLQEECLSYVTKQGHKRASLRDVFQLYCGLSPGTTVRDLISRYTLQLQRVDERRLIQFGLMKGLIRRLQKYPVKVARDERSHPARLYTGCHSYDEICCKTGMSYKELDERLENDPNIIVCWK